A window from Manis javanica isolate MJ-LG chromosome 10, MJ_LKY, whole genome shotgun sequence encodes these proteins:
- the LOC108394851 gene encoding olfactory receptor 1f45-like, protein MRGANRSGVSEFLLLGLSRQPEQQQLLFALFLTMYLATVLGNLLILLAVGADSRLHTPMYFFLSTLSFVDICFSSTTVPKMLANHVLGSQSISFSACLTQMYFVFMFVDMDNFLLAVMAYDRFVAICRPLHYTTKMTPQRCALLVAVPWVIANLDVLLHTLLMARLSFCADNAIPHFFCDATPLLTLSCSDTHLNEVMILTEAGPIMIAPFICILVSYVFITWAILRVPSPKGRWKAFSTCGSHLAVVFLFYGTIISLYFSPLSSHSAKTDVATAVMFTVVTPMLNPFIYSLRNKDIKGALGKVLARKWARIIVEGRHF, encoded by the coding sequence ATGAGAGGGGCGAACCGGTCGGGCGTCtccgagttcctcctcctggggctcTCCAGGCAGCCCGAGCAGCAGCAGCTGCTCTTCGCGCTCTTCCTGACCATGTACCTGGCCACGGTCCTGGGAAACCTGCTCATCCTGCTGGCCGTCGGCGCGGACTCCCGCctgcacacccccatgtacttcttcctcagcacccTGTCCTTCGTGGACATCTGCTTCTCTTCCACCACCGTTCCCAAGATGCTGGCCAACCACGTACTCGGGAGTCAGAGCATCTCATTCTCCGCGTGCCTCACGCagatgtattttgttttcatgttcgTGGACATGGACAATTTCCTCCTGgctgtgatggcctatgaccgctttGTGGCCATATGCCGCCCCTTACACTACACAACGAAGATGACCCCCCAGCGCTGTGCCCTGCTGGTCGCTGTGCCGTGGGTCATTGCCAACCTGGATGTCCTGTTGCACACCCTGCTGATGGCTCGACTCTCGTTCTGTGCAGACAATGCCATCCCCCACTTCTTCTGTGATGCGACTCCCCTCCTGACACTTTCCTGCTCTGACACACACCTCAACGAGGTGATGATTCTTACTGAAGCAGGGCCCATAATGATTGCtccatttatttgcatcttaGTGTCATATGTCTTTATCACTTGGGCTATCCTGAGAGTCCCATCCCCAAAGGGAAGATggaaagccttctccacctgtggctCCCACCTGGCTGTAGTTTTCCTCTTCTATGGAACTATCATATCTCTGTATTTCAGCCCTTTATCCTCCCACTCCGCTAAGACAGATGTAGCAACTGCTGTGATGTTCACAGTGGTgacccccatgctgaaccccttcatctataGCTtgagaaacaaggacataaaaggGGCTCTTGGAAAAGTGCTTGCTAGGAAATGGGCAAGGATCATCGTGGAGGGAAGACATTTCTAA